In a single window of the Drosophila miranda strain MSH22 chromosome XL, D.miranda_PacBio2.1, whole genome shotgun sequence genome:
- the LOC108152215 gene encoding uncharacterized protein LOC108152215 — protein MEGILSLRFLILMAVVCVVVAQTATTKEPMRTTTGKPLKDIKEATDKRDKRQLGSNVGAAASTGGNFPIFYDGVNVNPPLQPLQPLQPLPPLQQLQPLQQLQPITVVQPGASNGNLQGQPQTGWLPNFGQNFGQNLPIIGTLVGGLPNLISSLGLGNLNGGFGTLGGINLGNLGNLGLGGLTPVVATTVPVPVPITDVSPSNQQCPLTQKLSCRCEPLIQLPGLKPSSQLRGPQSQSQSQTQLVQILRQNVRRNDDGSQELRVILSSGHVVYQRTAKDLGQSGYFAMRIQTGRYFNIYYTVNDKEYTVRADVKDAPPSSDFDEGLSGQI, from the exons ATGGAAGGTATATTGAGTTTGAGATTCCTCATCCTGATGGCTGTGGTATGTGTGGTCGTGGCACAGACTGCCACAACGAAGGAACCCATGAGAACCACCACCGGGAAACCTTTGAAAGACATAAAGGAGGCCACAGATAAACGCGATAAACGTCAATTG GGCAGCAATGTTGGCGCCGCCGCCAGCACCGGAGGCAATTTCCCCATCTTCTACGATGGGGTCAATGTGAATCCTCCCCTGCAGCCGCTGCAGCCGCTACAGCCCCTGCCACCGCTCCAGCAACTGCAACCcttgcagcagctgcagcccATCACCGTGGTACAACCGGGGGCCTCCAATGGCAATCTCCAGGGCCAGCCGCAGACCGGCTGGCTGCCCAACTTCGGACAGAACTTCGGCCAGAATCTGCCCATCATTGGCACCCTGGTGGGCGGTCTGCCCAACCTGATCAGCAGCCTGGGTCTGGGCAACCTCAATGGCGGCTTTGGCACTCTGGGCGGCATCAATCTGGGCAATCTGGGCAACCTGGGCCTGGGCGGACTGACCCCAGTGGTGGCGACAACCGttcccgtacccgtacccatCACCGATGTCAGTCCCAGCAATCAACAATGCCCGCTCACCCAGAAGCTCAGCTGTCGCTGCGAGCCACTCATCCAGCTACCCGGCCTGAAgcccagctcccagctccgtggaccccagtcccagtcccagtcgcagACGCAGCTGGTCCAGATCCTCAGGCAGAACGTGCGCCGCAACGATGATGGATCCCAGGAGCTGCGCGTCATCCTCAGCAGCGGGCATGTGGTCTACCAACGTACTGCGAAGGACCTCGGCCAGAGCGGCTACTTTGCCATGAGGATCCAGACGGGGCGGTACTTCAACATTTACTACACTGTCAACGACAAGGAGTACACGGTGAGGGCCGATGTCAAGGACGCGCCACCCAGCTCCGATTTCGATGAGGGCCTCAGTGGACAGATCTAA
- the LOC108165416 gene encoding sperm flagellar protein 1-like — protein sequence MGTIRELTKRERFQLDLWLKSEGITLNWRSRRDTYSDVRPVAEILKKICPSIRLEFYPTVSSFSRRLQNWEVFSYRVLKKLGLRLKKSDLKQLAEGRTGAIDWVLLNVFSQEEVPPTMWSVCKGYGAWSS from the coding sequence ATGGGCACAATTCGTGAGCTGACAAAACGCGAACGTTTTCAGCTTGATTTATGGCTGAAGAGCGAGGGAATCACCCTGAACTGGCGATCCCGTCGGGACACATACTCCGACGTGCGACCCGTGGCGGAGATCCTCAAGAAGATCTGCCCCTCAATCAGGCTGGAGTTCTATCCCACGGTCTCCAGCTTTTCTCGCCGTCTTCAGAACTGGGAGGTCTTCTCGTATCGCGTGCTAAAGAAACTGGGACTGCGGCTGAAGAAAAGTGATCTCAAGCAGCTGGCCGAAGGCCGGACAGGAGCCATCGACTGGGTGCTGTTAAATGTTTTTTCCCAGGAGGAGGTGCCTCCAACAATGTGGAGTGTTTGCAAGGGGTACGGTGCTTGGTCTTCGTGA